A section of the Carya illinoinensis cultivar Pawnee chromosome 12, C.illinoinensisPawnee_v1, whole genome shotgun sequence genome encodes:
- the LOC122290004 gene encoding pirin-like protein, producing the protein MPKSNNAESCRVLKEARLVERKFLARPQQEGAGAIVRRSIGRFELKYFDPFLVLDEFSVTAPAGFPDHPHRGFETVTYMLQGCVTHEDFEGHKGTIGAGDLQWMTAGKGIVHSEMSAAQGTQKGLQLWINLSSNHKMIEPRYQEIQSKNIAEAVRDGIKVRVIAGEALGTKSPIFTRTPTMYMDFTLKPEAHLQQPIPTSWNAFVYVLEGEGIFGSLKSPPTSAHHLLLLGSGEELDAWNKSSKPLRFILVGGEPLGEPVVQFGPFVMNTQQEIDRTIDDFENCVNGFEKARHWRSETAISLDI; encoded by the exons ATGCCAAAGAGCAATAATGCTGAAAGCTGTAGAGTTCTGAAAGAAGCACGTCTGGTGGAGAGGAAGTTCTTGGCCcggccacaacaagaaggagcTGGGGCCATCGTTAGAAGGAGCATAGGACG gtttGAGCTGAAATACTTTGATCCTTTTCTTGTTCTGGATGAGTTCTCTG TCACTGCTCCTGCTGGATTTCCTGATCATCCACATAGAG GGTTTGAGACAGTGACCTACATGTTGCAG GGATGTGTGACGCATGAAGATTTTGAAGGGCATAAAGGGACGATTGGAGCCGGTGACTTACAGTGGATGACTGCAGGAAAAGGAATTGTTCACTCAGAAATGTCTGCCGCCCAGGGCACCCAAAAGGGCCTACAGTTGTGGATCAACCTCTCCTCCAATCATAAAAT GATTGAACCAAGGTATCAAGAAATACAGAGTAAAAACATTGCAGAAGCTGTTAGAGATGGAATCAAAGTCAGAGTTATAGCTGGGGAGGCTTTGGGAACAAAGTCACCAATCTTCACAAGGACTCCAACAATGTACATGGACTTCACTCTCAAACCAGAAGCTCATCTTCAACAACCAATACCAACATCATGGAATGCGTTTGTATATGTATTAGAAGGCGAAGGTATCTTTGGAAGTCTAAAATCTCCGCCTACCTCAGCCCACCACCTTCTGCTTCTAGGCTCAGGGGAGGAGTTGGACGCATGGAACAAGTCCTCCAAACCCCTCAGGTTCATTTTAGTTGGGGGAGAACCGTTGGGGGAGCCTGTAGTGCAGTTTGGACCCTTTGTAATGAACACCCAACAAGAGATTGACCGAACCATTGATGATTTTGAGAACTGCGTCAATGGCTTTGAGAAAGCAAGGCATTGGAGATCAGAAACAGCCATTAGTCTTGATATATAG
- the LOC122289783 gene encoding probable cytokinin riboside 5'-monophosphate phosphoribohydrolase LOGL10, whose amino-acid sequence MGFSLVDSLGSQVLVRNYHPGRSKFQSFSERGTHTINFKLSEVRSPSARILFSKREAIEFEERTSPDEVRQEIERCYELIRRLGRGVVYLGSSRMGPGHSHYKQAVELGREIANLLDCTSWSGAGPGLMDAATKGALQAGKPVGGFKIGREAGEWTASNFHPYLPSETYLTCRFFSARKHGLVDAAVRSTSSIRTAVVALPGGIGTLDEVFEILSLIQLERIGSELPVPFLLMNYDSFYSKLLDFLDNCEDWGTVSKGEVASLWNVCNSNSEALAYLADFYNLPLSDEGWLAQSLRGTVPS is encoded by the exons ATGGGGTTCTCGTTGGTGGATTCATTGGGTTCTCAAGTTTTGGTGAGAAATTATCATCCAGGGAGGTCAAAGTTTCAATCCTTTAGTGAAAGAGGAACGCATACAATCAATTTCAAGTTATCAGAGGTTCGGTCTCCTTCAGCAAGAATTTTGTTCAGTAAGCGTGAAGCAATTGAATTTGAGGAGAGAACGAGCCCAGATGAG GTCAGACAAGAGATAGAACGGTGCTATGAACTGATTCGAAGACTTGGGAGGGGAGTTGTTTATTTGGGTTCATCAAGGATGGGACCTGGTCATTCGCATTACAAGCAAGCAGTGGAGTTGGGCAGAGAG ATTGCGAACCTTTTGGATTGCACTTCATGGTCAGGGGCTGGTCCCGGGCTAATGGACGCTGCTACTAAAGGTGCTTTACAGGCAGGAAAACCAGTTGGTGGATTTAAGATAGGTAGGGAAGCTGGCGAATGGACAGCCTCAAACTTTCATCCTTATCTGCCTTCAGAAACGTATCTGACTTGCAG GTTTTTTTCTGCGAGGAagcatgggttggtggatgcTGCAGTCAGGAGCACCAGCTCTATTAGAACTGCTGTTGTTGCTCTCCCTGGAGGTATTGGTACTCTGGATGAGGTGTTTGAGATATTATCGCTGATTCAACTGGAACGGATAGGGTCAGAGCTTCCGGTTCCCTTCCTTCTAATGAACTATGATTCATTCTATTCAAAGTTATTGGACTTCCTTGATAATTGTGAGGATTGGGGTACCGTGTCCAAAGGAGAGGTTGCATCCCTATGGAATGTTTGCAACAGTAATTCAGAGGCTTTGGCTTATTTGGCGGACTTTTATAATCTCCCTCTTAGCGATGAAGGCTGGCTTGCTCAAAGTCTTCGCGGGACAGTCCCTTCATAG
- the LOC122290165 gene encoding heavy metal-associated isoprenylated plant protein 32-like isoform X2, producing MEPSSYMTCALKVDTQTPGWHKAMIKVLRSIQGVSYNIDGQQGLAYVSGSIDPAVLLKMLAKVGKHAELFWVDSRRQHWNNPLVQGDVSHDHDYRNRNYARMGYYYGNSYGDHGQYGMLGYDYRNNQLGRLAYYGDDPHRLFPNGILQDYPRSEMVFHSPSTSPHEETIHKQTAPPPELMSNKQSEKKPVKCCMM from the exons ATGGAGCCCTCTTCGTATATG ACGTGTGCTTTAAAGGTGGATACTCAAACTCCTGGATGGCATAAAGCAATGATCAAAGTTTTGCGCAGCATCCAAG GAGTGTCCTACAATATTGACGGCCAACAAGGGTTGGCATATGTGTCTGGTAGCATAGACCCGGCTGTACTTCTAAAGATGCTAGCAAAAGTAGGAAAACATGCAGAATTGTTTTGGGTGGATTCCAGACGTCAACATTGGAACAACCCACTTGTACAAGGAGATGTTTCCCACGATCATGACTATCGGAATAGAAACTACGCAAGAATGGGCTATTACTATGGAAATAGCTATGGAGATCATGGCCAATACGGAATGCTGGGCTATGACTACAGGAATAACCAACTTGGAAGACTGGCATACTATGGGGATGATCCTCATAGGTTATTCCCTAATGGAATACTACAAGACTACCCACGGTCTGAGATGGTGTTTCATTCCCCTTCGACCTCACCACACGAGGAGACCATTCACAAACAAACGGCCCCACCTCCAGAGCTAATGTCTAACAAACAAAGTGAAAAGAAGCCGGTTAAGTGCTGTATGATGTGA
- the LOC122290165 gene encoding uncharacterized protein LOC122290165 isoform X1, with product MRSLSLSRKALHSSPLQEFLHTGIRFLPPTSFVFSTAQIGLHFGSSSYPNRSKSKTHILFYWLSHLAEGLMEPSSYMTCALKVDTQTPGWHKAMIKVLRSIQGVSYNIDGQQGLAYVSGSIDPAVLLKMLAKVGKHAELFWVDSRRQHWNNPLVQGDVSHDHDYRNRNYARMGYYYGNSYGDHGQYGMLGYDYRNNQLGRLAYYGDDPHRLFPNGILQDYPRSEMVFHSPSTSPHEETIHKQTAPPPELMSNKQSEKKPVKCCMM from the exons atgcgttctctctctctctctagaaaagCTCTGCATTCCTCACCCCTTCAAGAATTTTTACACACTGGAATCCGATTCCTCCCTCCCACTAGTTTCGTGTTTTCGACCGCTCAAATCGGTTTGCATTTCGGCTCCTCTTCTTACCCGAACAG ATCGAAAAGCAAGACgcacatattattttattggttgTCACATCTAGCAGAAGGTTTGATGGAGCCCTCTTCGTATATG ACGTGTGCTTTAAAGGTGGATACTCAAACTCCTGGATGGCATAAAGCAATGATCAAAGTTTTGCGCAGCATCCAAG GAGTGTCCTACAATATTGACGGCCAACAAGGGTTGGCATATGTGTCTGGTAGCATAGACCCGGCTGTACTTCTAAAGATGCTAGCAAAAGTAGGAAAACATGCAGAATTGTTTTGGGTGGATTCCAGACGTCAACATTGGAACAACCCACTTGTACAAGGAGATGTTTCCCACGATCATGACTATCGGAATAGAAACTACGCAAGAATGGGCTATTACTATGGAAATAGCTATGGAGATCATGGCCAATACGGAATGCTGGGCTATGACTACAGGAATAACCAACTTGGAAGACTGGCATACTATGGGGATGATCCTCATAGGTTATTCCCTAATGGAATACTACAAGACTACCCACGGTCTGAGATGGTGTTTCATTCCCCTTCGACCTCACCACACGAGGAGACCATTCACAAACAAACGGCCCCACCTCCAGAGCTAATGTCTAACAAACAAAGTGAAAAGAAGCCGGTTAAGTGCTGTATGATGTGA
- the LOC122290136 gene encoding protein ENHANCED DOWNY MILDEW 2-like, with translation MPGVMPHDIIDLNYDLMDGEVEFNVVGLNEVGLNEVELNEVEGVFDSVCAFCDDGGEILCCEGRCMRSFHATVETGANMCPSLGFSLGELHGLPRFVCKNCEYQQHQCFACGKLGSSNVFSGAEVFPCVSATCNYFYHPHCVAKLLYRENKAAAEELERNIVGGGYFTCPIHKCCVCKQEENKEDSQLQLAVCRRCPKSYHRKCLPRAIAFEDIAEEGIITRAWEGLLPDRVLIFCLNHEIVEELGIPIIDHIKFPGD, from the exons ATGCCTGGAGTTATGCCCCATGATATCATTGATTTGAATTATGATCTGATGGATGGAGAAGTTGAGTTCAATGTAGTTGGGCTCAATGAAGTTGGGCTCAATGAAGTTGAGCTAAATGAAGTTGAGGGGGTGTTTGATTCTGTTTGTGCATTTTGTGACGATGGTGGTGAGATTTTATG TTGTGAGGGAAGGTGCATGAGATCGTTTCATGCAACTGTAGAGACTGGTGCAAATATGTGTCCCTCTCTTGGCTTTTCGCTTGGAGAATTACAT GGGCTTCCGAGATTTGTCTGTAAAAACTGCGAGTACCAACAGCATCAGTGCTTTGCTTGTGGGAAGTTGGGCTCTTCTAATGTGTTCTCAGGTGCTGAG GTCTTCCCCTGTGTTAGTGCTACgtgcaattatttttatcatccaCATTGTGTGGCAAAATTGCTTTATCGGGAGAATAAAGCTGCTGCTGAAGAGCTTGAGAGGAATATTGTTGGAGGGGGATATTTTACATGCCCGATCCATAAGTGCTGTGTTTGTAAACAAGAAGAGAATAAGGAGGACAGTCAATTGCAGCTTGCTGTATGTAGACGATGTCCTAAGTCGTACCACAGGAAATGCTTGCCAAG GGCGATTGCTTTTGAAGATATAGCGGAGGAAGGTATAATAACAAGGGCTTGGGAAGGTCTATTACCCGACCGCGTACTAATATTCTGCTT AAATCATGAGATTGTTGAAGAACTTGGAATTCCAATAATAGACCACATAAAATTCCCTGGCGATTAA